Genomic DNA from Streptomyces sp. PCS3-D2:
CTCCACGGCCAGCACGTCGGGGCCCGCGGCGAGCAGGGCCTCGATGCGGGGGCGGTGGAACGCGGCGAGCTCGCGCACGCTCAGCCCGTACCGGCCGCGGTACTCGGAGCCGTCCGCGAGCACCGCTCCATACGGGCCGACCGACGCGGCGACCCAAACGTCGTGGTCGGCGGCCTCGGCCGCCCGGGCGGCGAGCACGACGCTGCGGTGCAGCAGCGCCGTGGTGGCGTCGCGGTCGCGGCCCCGGGCGGCGAAGGCCTCATAGCCGACCTGGTAGCCGGCGGTGATCAGCACTTCGGCGCCGGCCCGGGCGTACGCCGTGTGGGCGGCCTCGACCTGGACCGGCCGTTCGTCGAGGACGCGGCCGGTCCACAGACCTCCGGTCAGGTCGCAGCCCTGAGCGGAGAGCTGGTTGCTGAGCCCGCCGTCCAGGACGACGGTCCGGTGGGCCAGGGCCTCGGCGAGCGGGCCCGTCGCGAGGGGCATCGCTTTCCCCGTCCGCTAGTGGAGCTGGGGGAGCACCCGGGCCGAGATCAGCTCCAGGTGGTCCAGGTCGTCGAGGTCGAGCAGCTGGAGGTAGACGCGGGAGGAGCCGACGGCGCCGTACGCGCCGATCTTCTCCACGACCTCGGCCGGGGAGCCGGCCAGGCCGTTGGCCCTGAGCTCGTCCACGTCGCGGCCGATGGCGGCGGCCCGGCGGGCCACCTCGGCGTCGTCCTTGCCCACGCAGACCACGAGGGCGTTGGAGTAGACGAGGTCGTCGGGCTTCCGACCGGCCTGCACTGCGGCCTCCCTGACCCGGCCGAACTGCCGCTCGCTGTCGGCGATCGACGCGAAGGGCATGTTGAACTCGTCGGCGTACCGCGCGGCGAGACGCGGGGTGCGCCTGGCCCCGTGGCCACCCACGAGGAGCGGGACCCGGTGCTGGGCGGGCTTGGGGAGCGCGGGCGAGTTCTCCACCCGGTAGTGGACGCCCGTGTAGTCGAAGGTGGCGCCCGGCGCGGTGGCCCACAGCCCGGTGACGATGGCCAGCTGTTCCTCCAGCCGGGACATCCGGTCCGCCGGGAAGGGAATGCCGTAGGCCTTGTGCTCCTCCTCGAACCAGCCGGCGCCCAGGCCCAGCTCGATGCGGCCGCCGGACATCTGGTCGACCTGGGCCACCTGGATGGCCAGGACGCCGGGCAGCCGGAAGGTGCCGGCCGTCATCAGGGTGCCGAGACGGATCCTTGTGGTCTCGCGGGCCAGCCCGGCGAGGGTGATCCAGGCGTCGGTGGGGCCGGGCAGGCCGTCGGCGGCTCCCATCCGCAGGTAGTGGTCGGAGCGGAAGAACGCATCGAAGCCGAGGTCCTCGGTGGCCTTGGCGACGGTCAGGAGGGTGTCGTAGCTCGCGCCCTGCTGGGGCTCGGTGAAAATGCGAAGATCCATACCTTCCATCCTGCCCCTCCCGCCCCGCCAGGGTGAATCTTCGTCAACCGGACGTGTCGATGCCCTGCGCCCTCAGTGACCGGCCCGGACCGGGATCGTTTGCCCGGACGGAGCCGGACCGCCCGGCCCGCGCGCCGGCGGCTTCTCGCCGGTGCGTCCACCGCCCCCTTCCCCTCGGAAGGGCCAGGGCCGAGGAGGCCGCCATGTCCCACGAGGCCGTGCCGCAGACCCCCCGACAGACCGGCTGGACCGGACAGGCCGCACACGACGCACACGACGCACGGCAGGAGTCGGCTGCGCCCGCGCAGAGCGGCGGCGCCCCGAAGGGCCTGCTGCAGCAGATGGAGGAGCTGATGGCCGCGCTGAACGCCGACCTCTCGCAGCTCGACGCCGATCTGCAGTCCTCCGCGGACCGCACCGCCGGGAGCGAGCGCCCGTTCCACCGGTCCTCCTGACCATGCGGGTCCCGTCGCGCACGGCGGGACCCGGCCCGTGCCGCTGTCTCCACCGCCCGTGCCGGGCCGTGTCCGGCTCAGGCCACGCCCGAGGCGGACCCCCGCTCGCGCACCGTCATGCGGCGCAGGATGGCCCGCACCCGGTCGCTGGACTCGTCAGCCGCATCGATCGACTCTATGCACTGCCAGTACAGGGCCTCGTCGTCCGTGCCGCAGGCCACCCCCACCAGGGCTATCCCCACTTCGCCCAGGAGTGCCTGGAGCCCGAGGAGCACCTGGCGGACATCCGCCACCACGCTCAGCTGTGCGGCTCGCGGCGGGTACTCGGGCGCGCTGCCCTCGCCGCGCAGGGCCGCCCGGTCCAGTACCCCGCATCCTCTGCCACCCGCTTCCCCCAGTCCCCGCGCCTCCGATCTCAGCTCAGGCGGCCCGGTGACCGCCAGCCAGCTCCCGATTCCCTGTGCGAGCGCCTGGGCCTGCCAGGCCTCGCCCACGATGTCCCACGCAGCCCCGCTCTGTGCCAGCGCGTGCCGGCCGGCCGCGATGAGCCGTACCGCATCCATGTGCCGTCCCCCGTCCGCACGACATCCCGCCGTCCTCACCACTACCCAGAGTGAGGGCAACAGGCCGGTAAAGCCAGGGGTATTCGGAAAATGTGGACAGAATCGTGATTGTGGAAGAGTCCATCACTCCGAAGAGTGACGATTCGGTGTCGGACCACCCGTTACGGGGAAGCGCAGTTCATTCCTCTCGATCTTCGCGGCGAGCGCATCCAGCACATCCACCCCGAGAACCTCACAGAACTGCAGCAGATACGCGAGCACGTCGGCGACCTCATCGGCCACGCGATGGGCGGAGTCCGGTTCCTCCATGACCTTCGCCGACTGCTCCGGTGTCAGCCACTGGAAGATCTCGACCAGTTCGGAGGCCTCCACGCTCAGCGCCACCGCCAGGTTCTTGGGCGTGTGGTACGGCTGCCAGCCGCGCGCCGCCGCGAACTGCACGAGCCTGCGCTGCAACAGGTCCAGCCGTTCCGCGGGGGGCCGTTCGGGCTGCCGGGACTCCTGCGTCTCGTTCATGCCGACAGGTCTACCACCGATACGCCCGGCAAGTGGCGGGCGGCGGCCGCGGTCCCCTCCCCCACGGCCGCCACCAGCCGGACGTGGCCCCGGCCGCAGGACAGCAGCGCCAGCCGCAGCAGTTCGGCGCCCTGCCTGCCGTCGAGGTCGCGGTCGAGGCCGTCGGCCAGCACGGTCAGCGCCTGCTGCGCGGCGAGCAGTTCGGCGGCCGGGTCCATGTCCAGTACGCCCGGTCCGGTGAGCAGGACCAGCGCCAGTGCCAGGAAGCGGAGTTCGCCCGCGCCGAGCCGGGCCAGTTCCGTGGCGGGCCGGCCGGGTCCGCGGTCCAGCACCGCGGTGACGGCGCCGCCTTCGGGAGCCCTCACGTCCAGGGCGGCGACGGGTCCCGCGCAGCCGGTACGGGCGGCCTCGGCCAGCAGGGCGTGGCGGGTACCGCACTCGTGGCGGGTACGGCGCAGTACGTCGGCCAGGTTGGCGCAGTCGCCCAGCAGCCGGCCCTCGCCCCGGGGGACGGGCGCGCGCATCCACTCCGGGCGGGGGTCGCAGGCGAACACCGAGCGCAGGGCCACGATCACCTGCTCGGAGGCGGTCAGCACCTTCCGCTGGCCGGCCGTGGAGCCCGCGACCCGCAGCGGGAGCAGCGCGGTGCCGAGGCGATCGTCGGGCAGCGGGGCCCGGGTGACGCCGACGGCGCCGCCGGTCAGCCAGGCGGCCTGCACCGAACGCCGGCCGGGGTCGCGCAGGGCGGTGGCGAACAGGATCTGCCCGTCCTGCGTGAGCCGTTCCCCGACGATCCGCAGGGTGGGTTCGGCCTGGACGGCGAGGTCGAGCCGGACCGGACCGGCGGGCCCGTCGACCGTGCACCCGAGGCGGAACCCGCGCCGGTGCTGGGCGTCGGGGAGGGCCCCTTCGGGGATCCGGGCGGCGGGATCGGGGAATGCCTCCTCGACGGTGGCGCCCGCGCCGAGCCCGGCCAACGCCTCGTAGGCGGCCAGGACCTGGGACTTGCCGCTGCCGCTCGGGCCGGCGAAGAGGGTGACGGACCCGACCGGAAAGGCCGCGCCCCGGTGCCGCCCGAAGGCGGACAGTCGCAACTCAGTGACGACGGGACGCAGATGCGGGGGCCGGTTTGCCGCGTCGGCGGGCCGGGCGCCGCCGCGGCGGGCCGCCTGCGGAGAAGCCGGAGCGGGGTCGGCCGGAAGCGGCGCCACCGTGGGATCGGCCGCCGTGACAGCGGGGCCGGGTCCCGGGGCGCCGGAACACGCCGCCTCGGGACCGCCGGGGAGGGGAGCCGCCGGGGCGTCCCGCCCGTCGGGCGGCGAGGGCGCGGGCGAGGGCGCGGGCGCGGCCGGAAACGGCGGCGGTCCGCCGACCGGTCCGGTCGCGGGGGAATCGGTACGGGTGTCGCCCAACGCGACGGCGGTGGCGTCCATGCGCCGGACGGTACGGGTCGCCGGGCCCCCCGCGGCCCCGGCGAACCGTTACTTCGTACGGACCTTCCTACGATCGGGGGACGGCCGCGGCCGCGATCCCCTCGACCTCGGTCCCCACGGGCGCGAGCAGGAAGACGTTCCGATCCACCCGGTGCATCCCGCTGCCCAGCCCGAAGACCACCCCACTGCTGAAGTCGAGGATCCGCTTGGCCACTTCGCTGTCCGCGCCGGTGAGGTCGAGCAGGACCGGGATCTGCGCGATCAGGTACTCGGCGACCTCCCGCGCGTCCGCGAAGATCTGGACTCTGATCACCACGAAGCGCCGCTGCTCCGCCGCGGCCGCCCCGGGCGACTTGGGAATCGTGCGGTGGTCCACCCGGGAGGGCCACTCGTTGCGACTGCGCAGCGGTACCACCTGCGCGAGCCCCTCCCACTGTTCATCGGTGACGTCGTACCTGCTCACCGGGCCGCCTCGGCCGCGCGCTTCATGTGCATCCCCCCATCCTCTCGCGTTTCACCCGTTCAGCCCAACAGCGACACGAAGCGTGCCGGGTGCCCCCGGAAGTGAAATGAGTTAGGTTAGGCATACCTAACCATCTGACGATGGAGAGATCCGCATGCGCCTGTTCGGTGACCCCACGACCCCGGCCGCCCTGCCCACCGCCGCCGAGCGGATCCGGTCGGTCCTGACCGCCGCCCACTCCATGACGGTGACCACCGACGGCCTGCGCACCGAAGTCCGGCACCTCGACGGCGGCGACCCCATGGGCCGCCTGCACCTGCACCCCGCCGAGCCCGGCGGCCACGCGGAACACCGGCCCGCGATCCGGCTGGAGTTCACCGACGTCGCACCCACCCCCGTCCGGGACCGGGTGCGCGCCCGCGTCACCGTGCTCGGCCGGCTGCTCACCCCCCACTCCGACCTGTCCCCCGGGTCCGGCGCCGAGTCGGTCTGCATGGAGTTCGATCGGGCCGTGCTGGAGACCGCCGACGGGATCGCCCACGTCGGCCTGGAGGAGCTCGACCGGGCCGACCCCGACCCGCTCGCCGCGCACGAGGCGGGCATGCTCACGCACCTCCTCGACGACCACCACGACCTCGTGACCCTGCTGCTGCGCCTGGTCCGGCCGCACCCCACGGCCGCGGTCGTGCGTGCCCTGCCGCTGGCCATGGACCGCTACGGGATCACCCTGCGGCTGGAGGAGCGGCGCGGCCACCGCGACGTACGGCTGGCCTTCCCCTCGCCCCTCACCCACGTCGAGCAGTCGGGCGCCCAGATCCAGGCGCTCTTCAGCGCGGCGCGCAGGCGCTCGCACCGCAACACGCTGCCGGCCTGAGCATTCGGGAACACCCCTGACGGAGGCCCCGCGGAGGGCGATCAGGAAAGCCACCTCCTCCAGCACGTACGGATCGTCCTGACCGTCCGGCACCACGGCCCGCCGGTCCCGGCGACGGGCCGTGGTGTCGGAAGGCCGACGCCCCTCCGTCCCGGAGCGCCCGGAGCAGCCCGAAGCCGGTCGGAGTCCCGTCCGGCCCTACCCGCCACGCGGTCCCCCCGGATGCGCCGCGGGCCACCGGGGCCGGGCGGCGTCCCTTCTGTCGGATGTCTGCAATCGGGCGGTCATGGCCGGGACCGGGCCGGCGGGCGCTCCGCAGGGGGCCGCCCGGAGGAGCCGCGGGCCGCCGCGCCGGAGCCCCCGACCGTGCGCGGCGCCCCCGAAAGGGATCGCGGTCCCCCGGGCGGGTCCGGCCGCGCCGGCCCGGGCCGCCGCAACCGTCCTGCTCAGCCGGGTGTTCCAGGACCTCCTCGGCACGGCGCGAGAGGGGGAGATCACACCCGCCGGTATGGTGCCACCTGAGCGCGCTCCCCTACATTCGAGCCATGACGGTCCTGCCTGACGACGGGCTCTCCCTGGCCGCCGAGTTCCCTGACGCGACGCATGAGCAGTGGCAGCGCCTTGTAGAAGGCGTACTGCGCAAGTCGGGCAAGGAAGCATCCGGCGAGGCCGCAGAGGAAGCGCTGTCCACCCGACTCGAGGACGGGCTCACCACCCGCCCGCTGTACACCGCGCCGTCCGACGGGACGGTGCCCGACACCGGATTTCCCGGCTTCGCCCCCTTCGTCCGCGGAGGCAGGCCGGAAGGCACCACCGCGAACGGCTGGGACGTGCGCCAGCGCCTCGCGGGCACCGATCCGCAGCGCCTGAACGAAGCGGCCCTCGCCGACCTGGAGAACGGGGTCACCTCCCTCTGGCTCACCGTGGGCAGCGGCGGCATCCCGGTCGATGGTCTCGCCCGGGCCCTGGAGGGGGTCTACCTGGACCTCGCGCCGATCGCCCTGGACGCCGGAGCCGACTACGCGGGGGCCGCCCGCGCGCTGCTGGACCTGTGCGCCGAGCGATCGGTGGCGCCGGAGGCCGTGCGGGCCTCCCTGGGCGCCGATCCGCTGGGTCACGAGGCACGGACCGGCGAGGCACTGGACCAGGCCGCCGCCGTGGAGCTGGCGCGGGAGGCCGCCGCCGGCCTGCCCGGGGTGCGGACCCTGACCGTGGACGCCCTCCCGTACCACGAGGCCGGCGGCAGCGCCGCCGAGGAGCTGGGGCTGTCACTGGCCACCGGAGTCGCCTACCTGCGCGCCCTCTCCGCAGGTGGGCTGAGCGTCGAAGCCGCGCTCGGCCAGATCGAGTTCCGGTACGCGGCCACCGCTGACCAGTTCCTCACCATCGCCAAGTTCCGCGCCGCGCGCCGGCTGTGGGCCCGGATCGCCGAGGCCTCGGGGGCTCCGGAGGCCGGCGCCCAGCTCCAGCACGCGGTCACCTCGCCGGTGATGATGACCCGCCGCGACCCCTGGGTGAACATGCTGCGCACCACCGTGGCCTGCATGGCCGCGGGTGTCGGCGGGGCCGACTCGGTCACCGTGCTCCCCTTCGACAACGAGCTCGGCCTGCCGGACGCGTTCGCGCGCCGCATCGCCCGC
This window encodes:
- the mmuM gene encoding homocysteine S-methyltransferase, whose protein sequence is MPLATGPLAEALAHRTVVLDGGLSNQLSAQGCDLTGGLWTGRVLDERPVQVEAAHTAYARAGAEVLITAGYQVGYEAFAARGRDRDATTALLHRSVVLAARAAEAADHDVWVAASVGPYGAVLADGSEYRGRYGLSVRELAAFHRPRIEALLAAGPDVLAVETLPDPDEAEAVLTVLAETGAPAWLSYTVAGGRTRSGHPLPEAFALAAQSPQVIALGVNCCDPAEVLPALEAAAAVTAKPLLAYPNDGSVWEAATGTWRAPEVMPPWPTDAWRRTGARLIGGCCRIGPDRIAELARQGGRSGR
- a CDS encoding LLM class F420-dependent oxidoreductase, translated to MDLRIFTEPQQGASYDTLLTVAKATEDLGFDAFFRSDHYLRMGAADGLPGPTDAWITLAGLARETTRIRLGTLMTAGTFRLPGVLAIQVAQVDQMSGGRIELGLGAGWFEEEHKAYGIPFPADRMSRLEEQLAIVTGLWATAPGATFDYTGVHYRVENSPALPKPAQHRVPLLVGGHGARRTPRLAARYADEFNMPFASIADSERQFGRVREAAVQAGRKPDDLVYSNALVVCVGKDDAEVARRAAAIGRDVDELRANGLAGSPAEVVEKIGAYGAVGSSRVYLQLLDLDDLDHLELISARVLPQLH
- a CDS encoding DUF6099 family protein, coding for MDAVRLIAAGRHALAQSGAAWDIVGEAWQAQALAQGIGSWLAVTGPPELRSEARGLGEAGGRGCGVLDRAALRGEGSAPEYPPRAAQLSVVADVRQVLLGLQALLGEVGIALVGVACGTDDEALYWQCIESIDAADESSDRVRAILRRMTVRERGSASGVA
- a CDS encoding nucleotide pyrophosphohydrolase, with amino-acid sequence MNETQESRQPERPPAERLDLLQRRLVQFAAARGWQPYHTPKNLAVALSVEASELVEIFQWLTPEQSAKVMEEPDSAHRVADEVADVLAYLLQFCEVLGVDVLDALAAKIERNELRFPVTGGPTPNRHSSE
- a CDS encoding ATP-binding protein; the protein is MDATAVALGDTRTDSPATGPVGGPPPFPAAPAPSPAPSPPDGRDAPAAPLPGGPEAACSGAPGPGPAVTAADPTVAPLPADPAPASPQAARRGGARPADAANRPPHLRPVVTELRLSAFGRHRGAAFPVGSVTLFAGPSGSGKSQVLAAYEALAGLGAGATVEEAFPDPAARIPEGALPDAQHRRGFRLGCTVDGPAGPVRLDLAVQAEPTLRIVGERLTQDGQILFATALRDPGRRSVQAAWLTGGAVGVTRAPLPDDRLGTALLPLRVAGSTAGQRKVLTASEQVIVALRSVFACDPRPEWMRAPVPRGEGRLLGDCANLADVLRRTRHECGTRHALLAEAARTGCAGPVAALDVRAPEGGAVTAVLDRGPGRPATELARLGAGELRFLALALVLLTGPGVLDMDPAAELLAAQQALTVLADGLDRDLDGRQGAELLRLALLSCGRGHVRLVAAVGEGTAAAARHLPGVSVVDLSA
- a CDS encoding cell division protein SepF, whose translation is MSRYDVTDEQWEGLAQVVPLRSRNEWPSRVDHRTIPKSPGAAAAEQRRFVVIRVQIFADAREVAEYLIAQIPVLLDLTGADSEVAKRILDFSSGVVFGLGSGMHRVDRNVFLLAPVGTEVEGIAAAAVPRS
- a CDS encoding DUF2470 domain-containing protein, which translates into the protein MRLFGDPTTPAALPTAAERIRSVLTAAHSMTVTTDGLRTEVRHLDGGDPMGRLHLHPAEPGGHAEHRPAIRLEFTDVAPTPVRDRVRARVTVLGRLLTPHSDLSPGSGAESVCMEFDRAVLETADGIAHVGLEELDRADPDPLAAHEAGMLTHLLDDHHDLVTLLLRLVRPHPTAAVVRALPLAMDRYGITLRLEERRGHRDVRLAFPSPLTHVEQSGAQIQALFSAARRRSHRNTLPA
- a CDS encoding methylmalonyl-CoA mutase family protein gives rise to the protein MTVLPDDGLSLAAEFPDATHEQWQRLVEGVLRKSGKEASGEAAEEALSTRLEDGLTTRPLYTAPSDGTVPDTGFPGFAPFVRGGRPEGTTANGWDVRQRLAGTDPQRLNEAALADLENGVTSLWLTVGSGGIPVDGLARALEGVYLDLAPIALDAGADYAGAARALLDLCAERSVAPEAVRASLGADPLGHEARTGEALDQAAAVELAREAAAGLPGVRTLTVDALPYHEAGGSAAEELGLSLATGVAYLRALSAGGLSVEAALGQIEFRYAATADQFLTIAKFRAARRLWARIAEASGAPEAGAQLQHAVTSPVMMTRRDPWVNMLRTTVACMAAGVGGADSVTVLPFDNELGLPDAFARRIARNTSTILLEESHLARVIDPAGGSYYVERLTDELAHAAWEFFRTLERAGGLAAALRSGLVADRLAATWAERSRKLAKRREPITGVSEFPLLSEKPVVREPAPAAPTGGLPRVRRDEAYEALRARSDAHLAQTGARPRIFLAALGPAAAHTARATFASNLFQAGGVEPVHDPVSVDPRTAAEAYAASGADGMAVLCSSDVLYEEQAAAVAAALRGAGATTVFLAGRPGTAEASVDEYVFAGCDAVAVLSSVLDRMGVPA